The following proteins are encoded in a genomic region of Microtus ochrogaster isolate Prairie Vole_2 chromosome 5, MicOch1.0, whole genome shotgun sequence:
- the Ccdc151 gene encoding coiled-coil domain-containing protein 151 gives MTSPLCWAAGTYTVTSQEQVPAPSSKVKGSKFQGHRGKALGRAQAWPAQRLKSGTSHQLMKSSMQAQMLELQRKIQLLEGDRKAFYESSQWNMKKNQDTISQLQEETKALRMQLKDLLQGDSKVVQAIIQEWKSEKPYLKNRTCEEALEHLEHQLRDKTNQLNALRHQVTLRQKRLEELRMQHSLHQLETTEVHDNNTEAAKTMRNLENRLEKARMKAEEAEHITNVYLQLKSYLQEESLNLENRLDSMEAEVVKTKHEVVELKVVNQEALNARDLAKQTHREHVLLQSEDTIQDHQRHKEEELKQRWSMYQMEVMFGKVKDATGVAESHAVVRRFLAQDETFTQLETLKKDNEQTLMRLKEEKQRLQRELENLKYSGDATLVSQQRHRDSMQETLKKEEQRRNVIQEQLDRTLRTLQLAKDCLEHLASKLNHVIVDNSLLAGKLDPDTEDYVSNLLVVVEEKLLKLQGQVESHDIPEMLRHITEREFLATLEGKLPLYNTRILLPVASVKDKFFDEEESEEDDRDVATRAAFKLRSQKLIEARSKKRSRSRRS, from the exons ATGACATCTCCGCTGTGCTGGGCAGCCGGGACCTATACTGTGACTAGCCAGGAGCAAGTTCCAGCTCCGTCTTCCAAAGTCAAGGGCAGTAAGTTTCAGGGCCACCGAGGCAAGGCTTTGGGCCGGGCACAGGCCTGGCCTGCACAGCGTCTCAAGTCGGGAACTTCCCACCAGTTGATGAAGTCTTCCATGCAAGCACAGATGCTTGAGTTACAAAGGAAAATCCAGCTGTTAG AGGGTGACCGGAAGGCCTTTTATGAGAGCTCCCAATGGAACATGAAGAAGAACCAAGATACTATCAGCCAGCTTCAAGAGGAGACCAAGGCTCTCCGCATGCAGCTAAAAGACCTGCTTCAG GGAGATTCCAAAGTGGTCCAGGCAATCATTCAGGAATGGAAGTCAGAGAAGCCTTACCTGAAGAACAGGACTTGTGAG gaGGCCCTGGAGCACCTGGAGCACCAGCTGAGGGATAAGACGAACCAGCTGAATGCTTTGCGACACCAGGTGACGCTGCGACAGAAGCGTCTGGAGGAGCTGAGGATGCAGCACAGCCTGCACCAGCTGGAGACAACGGAGGTGCACGACAACAACACGGAGGCTGCCAAG ACCATGCGCAACCTGGAGAACCGGCTGGAGAAGGCCCGgatgaaggcagaggaagcagagcaCATTACCAATGTATACCTGCAGCTCAAGTCTTACCTCCAG GAGGAGAGTCTCAACCTGGAGAACCGGCTGGACTCCATGGAAGCTGAGGTGGTGAAGACCAAGCATGAGGTAGTGGAGCTGAAAGTGGTGAATCAAGAGGCTCTAAATGCCCGGGACCTCGCCAAG CAGACGCACCGAGAGCATGTCCTGCTGCAGTCAGAAGataccatccaggaccaccagcggCACAAGGAGGAGGAGCTGAAGCAGCGCTGGAGCATGTACCAGATGGAAGTGATGTTCGGCAAGGTTAAGGATGCCACTGGAGTGGCTGAATCGCAC GCGGTGGTGCGAAGGTTCCTGGCCCAGGACGAGACCTTCACGCAGTTAGAGACTCTCAAGAAGGACAACGAGCAGACGTTGATGAGGttgaaggaggagaagcagaggctcCAGAGAGAGCTGGAGAACCTCAAGTACTCCGGGGATGCCACACTGGTGAG TCAGCAGAGGCACCGCGACTCGATGCAGGAGACACTCAAGAAGGAGGAGCAGCGACGCAACGTCATCCAGGAGCAACTGGATCGCACCTTGCGAACTCTCCAGTTGGCCAAGGACTGCCTGGAGCACTTGGCCAGCAAACTGAACCACGTGATAGTG GATAATAGCCTTTTGGCAGGAAAGTTAGACCCGGACACAGAGGATTATGTGTCCAATCTGCTGGTCGTTGTCGAGGAAAAGTTGCTGAAACTACAGGGGCAAGTAGAGAGTCATGACATACCAGAGATGCTGCGACACATCACAGAACGAGAG TTCCTGGCCACGTTAGAAGGAAAACTGCCCCTCTACAACACCCGCATCCTTCTGCCCGTTGCCAGTGTCAAGGACAAGTTCTTTG ACGAAGAGGAGAGTGAGGAGGACGACCGTGATGTGGCGACCCGCGCTGCCTTCAAGCTTCGTTCCCAGAAGTTAATCGAAGCCCGCAGTAAGAAGCGCAGTAGGTCGCGCAGGTCCTAG
- the Prkcsh gene encoding glucosidase 2 subunit beta isoform X2: MLPLLLLLPLCWAVEVKRPRGVSLSNHHFYDESTPFTCLDGTATIPFDQVNDDYCDCKDGSDEPGTAACPNGSFHCTNTGYKPLYIPSSRVNDGVCDCCDGTDEYNSGRVCENTCREKGRKEKESLQQLAEVTREGFRLKQMLIEEWKTAREEKQGKLLELQAGKKSLEDQVEMLRLAKEEAEKPEKEAKEQHRKLWEEQQATAKVRREQELAASAFQELDDNEDGVVSVAELQTHPELDTDGDAVLSEEEAQALLSGDTEIDSTSFYDRVWAAVRDKYRSEVLPTDVPAPSAPDVIEPKEEQLPVLPPTEEEEEEPEEEEEEEEEEEEAPAPLQPPQPASPTEEEKMPPYDEEAQAVIDAAQEARNKFEEAERSLKEMEESIRSLEQEISFDFGPHGEFAYLYSQCYELTTNEYIYRLCPFKLVSQKPKHGGSPTNLGTWGSWAGPDHDKFSAMKYEQGTGCWQGPNRSTTVRLLCGKETVVTSTTEPSRCEYLMELMTPAACPEPPPEAPTEGDHDEL; encoded by the exons ATGTTGCCGCTACTGCTTCTGTTACCCCTCTGCTGGGCGGTGGAGGTTAAGAGACCCCGGGGTGTTTCCCTCAGCA ATCATCACTTCTATGACGAATCTACGCCTTTCACGTGTTTGGACGGCACAGCCACCATCCCATTTGATCAGGTGAACGATGATTACTGCGACTGCAAGGATGGCTCAGATGAACCTG GCACAGCCGCTTGCCCCAATGGCAGTTTCCATTGCACCAACACTGGGTATAAGCCCTTGTACATCCCCTCCAGCCGGGTTAACGATGGGGTGTGTG actgctGCGATGGGACAGATGAGTACAACAGTGGCCGTGTCTGCGAGAACACCTGCAG AGAGAAGGGTCGTAAGGAAAAAGAGTCTCTGCAACAGCTGGCTGAAGTCACCCGAGAGGGCTTCCGCCTCAAACAGATGCTCATTGAGGAGTGGAAGACAGCCCGGGAAGAGAAACAG ggtAAGCTGCTTGAACTGCAGGCTGGAAAGAAGTCTCTAGAAGACCAGGTAGAGATGCTGCGGTTagcaaaggaagaagcagagaagccagagaaggaggcCAAAGAGCAGCACCGGAAGCTGTGGGAAG AGCAGCAAGCTACTGCCAAGGTCCGGCGGGAACAGGAGCTGGCAGCCAGTGCCTTCCAGGAACTGGATGACAACGAGGATGGGGT GGTCTCGGTGGCAGAGCTGCAGACTCACCCGGAGCTGGACACAGATGGGGATGCAGTACTGTCTGAAGAGGAGGCCCAG GCCCTTCTCAGTGGGGACACAGAGATTGACTCTACCTCCTTCTATGACCGTGTCTGGGCTGCCGTCAGGGACAAGTACCGCTCTGAG GTGCTGCCCACTGATGTTCCTGCCCCTTCTGCTCCGGATGTGATTGAGCCCAAAGAGGAGCAGCTACCAGTGTTGCCAcctacagaagaggaggaggaggagccagaagaggaagaggaagaggaggaggaggaggag gagGCCCCAGCCCCTCTACAACCCCCACAGCCTGCCAGCCCCACTGAGGAGGAAAAGATGCCACCCTATGATGAGGAGGCACAGGCTGTCATCGATG CTGCACAAGAGGCCCGGAATAAGTTTGAGGAAGCCGAACGGTCCTTGAAAGAGATGGAGGAGTCCATCAG GAGTTTGGAACAAGAGATCTCCTTTGACTTCGGTCCCCACGGAGAGTTTGCGTACCTCTACAGCCAATGCTACGAGCTCACAACCAACGA GTACATCTACCGGCTTTGCCCCTTCAAACTGGTCTCCCAGAAACCCAAACATGGGGGCTCTCCGACCAACCTTGG CACATGGGGCTCGTGGGCTGGCCCCGATCATGACAAGTTCAGTGCCATGAAGTATGAGCAGGGCACCGGCTGCTGGCAGGGCCCCAACCGCTCAACCACA GTGCGCCTGCTGTGTGGCAAAGAGACTGTGGTGACCAGTACCACGGAGCCCAGTCGCTGTGAGTACCTCATGGAGCTAATGACACCAGCAGCCTGCCCAGAACCGCCACCAGAAGCACCCACTGAGGGAGACCATGATGAGCTATAG
- the Prkcsh gene encoding glucosidase 2 subunit beta isoform X1 — protein sequence MLPLLLLLPLCWAVEVKRPRGVSLSNHHFYDESTPFTCLDGTATIPFDQVNDDYCDCKDGSDEPGTAACPNGSFHCTNTGYKPLYIPSSRVNDGVCDCCDGTDEYNSGRVCENTCREKGRKEKESLQQLAEVTREGFRLKQMLIEEWKTAREEKQGKLLELQAGKKSLEDQVEMLRLAKEEAEKPEKEAKEQHRKLWEEQQATAKVRREQELAASAFQELDDNEDGVVSVAELQTHPELDTDGDAVLSEEEAQALLSGDTEIDSTSFYDRVWAAVRDKYRSEVLPTDVPAPSAPDVIEPKEEQLPVLPPTEEEEEEPEEEEEEEEEEEVQGEKPKEAPAPLQPPQPASPTEEEKMPPYDEEAQAVIDAAQEARNKFEEAERSLKEMEESIRSLEQEISFDFGPHGEFAYLYSQCYELTTNEYIYRLCPFKLVSQKPKHGGSPTNLGTWGSWAGPDHDKFSAMKYEQGTGCWQGPNRSTTVRLLCGKETVVTSTTEPSRCEYLMELMTPAACPEPPPEAPTEGDHDEL from the exons ATGTTGCCGCTACTGCTTCTGTTACCCCTCTGCTGGGCGGTGGAGGTTAAGAGACCCCGGGGTGTTTCCCTCAGCA ATCATCACTTCTATGACGAATCTACGCCTTTCACGTGTTTGGACGGCACAGCCACCATCCCATTTGATCAGGTGAACGATGATTACTGCGACTGCAAGGATGGCTCAGATGAACCTG GCACAGCCGCTTGCCCCAATGGCAGTTTCCATTGCACCAACACTGGGTATAAGCCCTTGTACATCCCCTCCAGCCGGGTTAACGATGGGGTGTGTG actgctGCGATGGGACAGATGAGTACAACAGTGGCCGTGTCTGCGAGAACACCTGCAG AGAGAAGGGTCGTAAGGAAAAAGAGTCTCTGCAACAGCTGGCTGAAGTCACCCGAGAGGGCTTCCGCCTCAAACAGATGCTCATTGAGGAGTGGAAGACAGCCCGGGAAGAGAAACAG ggtAAGCTGCTTGAACTGCAGGCTGGAAAGAAGTCTCTAGAAGACCAGGTAGAGATGCTGCGGTTagcaaaggaagaagcagagaagccagagaaggaggcCAAAGAGCAGCACCGGAAGCTGTGGGAAG AGCAGCAAGCTACTGCCAAGGTCCGGCGGGAACAGGAGCTGGCAGCCAGTGCCTTCCAGGAACTGGATGACAACGAGGATGGGGT GGTCTCGGTGGCAGAGCTGCAGACTCACCCGGAGCTGGACACAGATGGGGATGCAGTACTGTCTGAAGAGGAGGCCCAG GCCCTTCTCAGTGGGGACACAGAGATTGACTCTACCTCCTTCTATGACCGTGTCTGGGCTGCCGTCAGGGACAAGTACCGCTCTGAG GTGCTGCCCACTGATGTTCCTGCCCCTTCTGCTCCGGATGTGATTGAGCCCAAAGAGGAGCAGCTACCAGTGTTGCCAcctacagaagaggaggaggaggagccagaagaggaagaggaagaggaggaggaggaggaggtgcagGGGGAGAAACCCAAG gagGCCCCAGCCCCTCTACAACCCCCACAGCCTGCCAGCCCCACTGAGGAGGAAAAGATGCCACCCTATGATGAGGAGGCACAGGCTGTCATCGATG CTGCACAAGAGGCCCGGAATAAGTTTGAGGAAGCCGAACGGTCCTTGAAAGAGATGGAGGAGTCCATCAG GAGTTTGGAACAAGAGATCTCCTTTGACTTCGGTCCCCACGGAGAGTTTGCGTACCTCTACAGCCAATGCTACGAGCTCACAACCAACGA GTACATCTACCGGCTTTGCCCCTTCAAACTGGTCTCCCAGAAACCCAAACATGGGGGCTCTCCGACCAACCTTGG CACATGGGGCTCGTGGGCTGGCCCCGATCATGACAAGTTCAGTGCCATGAAGTATGAGCAGGGCACCGGCTGCTGGCAGGGCCCCAACCGCTCAACCACA GTGCGCCTGCTGTGTGGCAAAGAGACTGTGGTGACCAGTACCACGGAGCCCAGTCGCTGTGAGTACCTCATGGAGCTAATGACACCAGCAGCCTGCCCAGAACCGCCACCAGAAGCACCCACTGAGGGAGACCATGATGAGCTATAG